The DNA sequence TTTTTACCAAAGCGTTGCCCGCCCTGGCAATGGCGGGCAAAGTGCCTACTCCCTCGGTTATCAGAGTAGTAGCCATAATCTCAAGCATCACCGGAATACTCGTGCCAATGCCTGTGCCTATTTGTTCAGTAAGGCTTTGCTTAGCACGGCTTAGCTGTTTTTTGGTCAGTGCCAAGCCCTCATATTGCATGTTTTGCGCCATCGACTGCGCAAAATCAGTATTGGTGCTATAGTCTGTCCAAAAAGTACTTTCGGCGAGCCCTTCTAGCAGCGATTTTGCAAAACCAGTGCGTTCGCTGCTCGCAAAGTCTTCGTTCAGAAAATAAGTTCTTGCGATCGCCCTAAAAGCCTTTTTTGCGTCTGATAACAGCTGTTTGTCGTATTTTACCAAGCCTCTTTCTGCACTTTCGTCGTGCCTTTCGCCATAGCGTATACTAATTTTACTGTTTTTGTACCGAATGACATCGAGTGCCTGGGTCGACTTTTTGAGCCTTTGTTTGGTGTATCTATAGCGCAAATAATAGTCAGTGACCATGTCTTTGAGCTTGGTTTTAAAAGCCTTAGGGGGAGCACTGTTGTTGCCTTGACCACCAGCGGTGCCTCCCTGGGGCGAGTCAATCCTATAACCATTCACATAGTCATATATAGGTTGGTAGTGTTCTTTTCGGGCGCCATAAATGCCCCCTCCTGAAAGTTTATTTTATCAAGCAAAGCATACAAACCTGCTTCTTTAAACAATTGTTTCCAATTGGTTTTGCCCAATAGCTTTTCCAGACTCAACATTCTTCGCTGGATCAAACCTACGACCCCTTGGTGGTAAAGTGCCGTCAATTGGTCGTTGGCTTGCCACACCACCTTATCAGTTTTGGTCAATATAGTTTTTGCCTCTGCTTTGGCAGCATTAAAAGCGTCTTCCCGCGATTTAAATAATTGCTTTTCCAGCGATTTGCCTTTTTTGCGCAAACTCCACTCGCTAAACCTCCGCAAAACTTCTTGTCGGGCATCATAGTCAAAGTTTACCTTGCCATTTACATCTAAAATAGACTGATAGTTGTGCTTTTTTCTTATCTCCTCTATGATCACCTTAAGGCGTTTATCCTGGAGTTTGGTGGGTAGCTCAAAAATCTTCCGGTACTTTGGGTTGTCAATCAACTCGCCAATGACCTGATACATCGCGTAGTTGGTCTCGGAGGCATATTGGGTGGTCACCGGGTCAACAATTCTTTCCTCTTTTTCTATTTTTATTTCTTTCTTTGGTGTAAGGTCACGGTGTTCATAGCGATTGATCAAACCCAACACCTCAGTCGTCAGTTGAGCTACAAAAGGTTGTTTGCCTTTATAAGCCCCCTGTATAGTAGCCAGCCCTCTTTTGAGCTTGTGCATAAAAGCATTGGTTTGCCGATGGTCTGGGGCGGTGTTTGTCCCCCCGCTATTCTGGGTTTGCTTGTCCAGCATCCGCAGCAAAGGTACCTTTAAGTTGCCTTCAAAGTATTGCTTCATGGCATGCCGAATATCCCCCAGTGTTTTTACCAAACTCGGTTGGTTTACCTGGGCTATTTTTCCGGACACAATCAAATCAATGATGTTTTGGGCTGCCACAAACGGATCCCCTTCCCGGTTTTGATAGTGTACGATATACGCTATCAAGCGATTGGCACCCAACTTTAGCTCAGGGTCTTGTTGTACCAACTTCTGAGAAGTCAGTAGCTGTAAAGCTTGTAAAATACCATGCAGTAATTGATTGGTTTTGCGGTTGTCAAAACGATGAGCCCCATAATTATTGCGTTGTTTCTCCAGGTGTGCCAAAAAGTCCCAAACACCTTCCTCTTTGCTTCCAACTTTTGCGCTTCCCTCTTCGCCCACTCCCAAAAACTGCCCAAATTCTTGCTTGAAACTCAACACAATTGCTTTGAGTTGGGCAAATGATAAAGCCTGAGGGGTGTTTTTTAAGTAATTGAGCAGTATCAAAGCAAACTCGTCTACAGTATGTGCTTTAATTGGGGAAATGGTCTTATGGTGAGGCTTGGTGGGCGTTCTTCTTACCAAAACCTTAGATGAAAGCACGCCAAAGGGGTCTTCACGCCGTTTGAGCAGCAATGGCATAGGCTTTTCCCCTCTGCGGGTCAATACCGCCCGTCCCTCTTCATTGGTGGGGAATTGATAGTTGGGGGTAGAAAGCAGCCTGGGTTTGCTGCCATCAGCTGAGGCAAGCCTGCTTACTTGCGAGGCAAACACCTTGGGTGGGTCAACATTGCTTTTTGACGTAGGAGTGTTTCTTGCAACATCTTTAGTTTTATCCATGTTTGCCAGGGGTTGATAAAATTGAAGACGCCTTCAAGTTAGGGTTTATTTTGTATTTTCAAGAAAAAAAAGCCCCTAAATATAGTGTCATATTTGCAATTATAATAATTTACTCCAAATATTTTGTCTCTCTACTGAAAAGCGCATTTTTGTGGAAGTTTTAATCTTGTTTTATTTGCTCGGAAAGCGCATTTTAAATGCTCGTAGACAATAGACATGTGTTGCAAATGTGTGTTAGGTGGTATATCAGGACAAGACAAAGCCCCTTTACTCTCTCCCTCTCTCACAATTCCCAATTTTAAATTGCCTTCTTTTTGATATTTAGTTTTAAATTGGGATTTATTTTATTTTGAATCTATCTTTTTATATATAATGAAAATAGTAGTTGTAGACGGGCACGCCCTCAATCCGGGAGACTTAGACTGGACCCCCTTTGAGGCTTTTGGTGAAGTAACCGTATATGCCCGCACCCCCCAGGAAAAACTCGTAGAGCGTTGCCAAAACGCCGACATTGTGCTTACCAACAAGGCAAGGTTTGACAGTGCCACTTTGTTGCAACTTACCCACCTCAAATACATTGGTGTATTGGCCACCGGGTACGACCTGATTGACCTGAAAACAGCCAAAGCAAGCAATATTGTGGTCACCAATATTCCGGCGTATGGCGATGTGGCAGTAGCCCAGCATACCTTTGCCTTGATGCTTGAGCTCATCAACCGGGTAAGCCTGCACGACCAAAGTGTAAAAAGTGGCGAATGGGCGAAAAACCCTGACTGGTGCTATTGGAAAGCCCCCTTTCATACCCTCAACGGGATGCGACTAGGCATCATTGGTTTTGGTAAAATAGGGCGCAAGGTGGCTGAAGTAGCAAAGGCTTTTGGCATGCGTATGTTTTATAACAATCTATCGAAAAAAACCAATATATACGCTCAGTATGCCGAAAAGGAAGAAATATTCGAAAAATGCGACATTGTTACATTGCATTTGCCCTTAGATAAAGACAATAAGGGATTTGTAAACAAAGAGTTGCTAAGCCGCATGCAATCTTCTGCCTTGCTTATCAATACCTCCCGAGGGGGACTTATCAACGAGCAAGACCTGGCCGATGCGCTTAACAGTGGGCAAATAGCGGGTGCCGGGCTCGATGTATTGGCTACCGAGCCTCCCCAAGCCGACCACCCTTTATTTAAAGCCAAAAATGTACTCATTACCCCACACATGGCGTGGGGGGCGGTAGAGTCGCGCAATGCTTTGATGAATGAGGCGCTTGACAACGTAAAAAACTTTGTAGAAGGTACTCCACAAAATGTAGTGAACGAGTAAAAAATCAAATCACTCGAACCTGAAGTTATCTCATCAACCATTGGTGGTCTAAGCAATTTAATGACTGCCAATGGTTTTTCGTATTTGGTACTTTGGCAACTGCCCAATCAACAAAAACAAGCCAATTGTTTGTTCTGCTGTTGTTGTGTATGGGCAACCCTCTGGATTTTTACTTGTGGGGCACAAGTCTATGATGTGTTATTTTCAACCTTATTGTTATAGAGGCTAAAAAATACGAAATATGATAAACTCCCTCCTAATTGGCTTCGCCTAATTAAAATAACTTAATAGAAAAGGTTCTCGTTACCTTGAAATGAGGCAAACAAAGGAGTTTGGTCGATATAAGTGTGCTGTTTTGAGGGCATAGCTGTAGACCGAACGAAAAACCCGGATTTACTTTGGTGAACCTTGTAAAACTTCACTTTTGCCCGCGTTGCTTTTGTGAACTCCGATGCCTGTCAGCGCTGGAGTTATAACATAATTTTTTTAAGCAGTATTTATCAGCAAGCACATCATCCAAATGAGGTTATTTTTAGAGTTTTACTGGCTTTAAAAATTTAACCCGTAAATAAACCCTTACAATTATACGCAACTATGAGAAAAATTGAACTACTCATGCTTTTTGTAGCATTGATTTTAACTGTTTCTTGTAAAAAAGAAGATGACACAGAACCTACCAATAATTCACAGCAGAGTTTCAGTGAATTGGAAACCAAAATTGTAGGTGAAATGACAAAAGAGTCGATTAATGGACTTTCCGCATTTATTATTAAAGGAAATGAAACTGTTTGGATCAAAGGATTTGGAAAAGCAGACGTAGCTAATAATAAAGAGGTAAGCAAAGATACCCCTTTTATGTTGGGGTCTGTTTCTAAAGCAGTAACGAGTATTGTTTTATTGACTTTATATGATGCCGGAAAATTTAAATTAGACGATAACATCAACGATTACCTCCCTTTTAAGGTAATAAATCCCCATCATCCAAACGAAACCATTACTTTTAAAATGCTGTTAGCCCACGCCGGGTCAATTAACGATGCTGGTTATGACGAGTTAGACGATAGTAAAATATATACATTTGGTGGAGATACCTCGCTTGATTTGGGGGAGTTTCTGAAAGATTATTTGGTAGACGGTGGGAAATATTACAGCACTGATTCATACACAAAAGACAAACCAGGTGCGGGCTTTAAATACTCAAACGTGGGTTCTGCTTTATGTGGGTATTTAGCAGAAGCCATTTCAGGAGAAAAGTTTAGCGATTACTCTAAAAAAGTACTTTTTACCCCATTAGGGATGAACAATACAGGATGGTGGCTAAAAGATGTAAACATAGACCAGGTAGCCATTCCTTATCAAAACGATGGTACAGCCATTCAGCATTATACTTTTGTCGATTATCCCAATGGACAACTCAGAAGTAGTGTAGAAGATATGAGTAAGCTGATGTTAATGTTTATGCAACAAGGCACGCTGAATGGTCAAAAAATATTGGAAAGCACTACAGTAGACTTGATTAAAGCCAGGGCAGGCTTTGTAGATAGCTCAAACTTTGGGTTGAGTTGGTATTATGATAAAACCAGCGCAGGAGATGAAATATTGGGGCATAATGGATCGGAAAGAGGAGTGCAGACAGAATTCTTTTTGGATACTAAAAGTGGAGTAGGGGTGATGGTAACCGCCAACAAAACCACTTCTTTGGTAAGTATTCGTGATTTGCTTTTCGAGGAAGCCAAAAAATAACTACAGAAGATATGAACCAACTACTGGCGTCAATTAAATTGTACCAGTAGTTGGGGCTATCAAAAAAAACAGCCTGATTTCTTGCGAACGTAAAATTTTTTATTGCGAATTGCCTGATTTGTATCTACCTTCCTTGAAAAAAAAATCATCATTTTTACTAATTTTGAGTTGCGATGCGTTAATTGCATTCAGGAAATGCTTTCCTACCTGATAGACTTCAGAAATCTGTCAGGTATGGAAACAGACATTATAAACAATTAAACCAACTCTATGTCAGTTGTTGTTAGCGATCTTACCAAAACTTTTGGCGTTCAGAATGCTGTAGACCAGGTGTCGTTTGAGGCACAACCGGGTGACATTGTAGGTTTTTTAGGACCCAATGGAGCCGGAAAGTCTACCACCATGAAAATAATCACTGGCTATTTGCCCCCTACTGCGGGTAGTGTAGCAGTGTGTGGATCTGACGTGACCCAAAACTCAATGGAAGTACGCAAAAACATTGGCTACCTGCCCGAACACAACCCCTTGTATTTAGACATGTACGTCAAAGAGTATTTGCGTTTTATTGGGGCCTTGCACGGTTTAAAAGGACGCAAGCTCAAACAGCAAGTAGCTGCTATGGTAGAGTTGTGCGGGTTGCAACGCGAACAACACAAAAAAATAGGGGCCATCTCTAAAGGGTATCGCCAAAGGGTAGGGCTGGCACAGTCTATCATTCACGATCCCAAAGTACTTATTTTAGATGAGCCTACCACTGGGCTTGATCCCAACCAAATTGTAGAAATACGTGAGGTGATTAAAAACATTGGGCAAGCAAAAACAGTCATTTTTTCTACCCACATTATGCAAGAGGTACAAGCTATGTGCAACCGGGTGATCATTATAAACCTGGGCAAAATAGTAGCCGATGGCAACGTAGACTCGCTTAAGGCAATGCAAAATAAAGCCAATGCTTTTATTACCGAATTTAAAGAAGAGATCGACTGGAAACTCATTGGTGAGCTTGAAGGTGTCATAGAGGTACAACCATTGGGTGGTGGTAAATACAAAGTGTTTGCCCAACCAGAAACAGACGTGCGCCCGCTCATGTTTGAACTTGCCAAAACCCATCACTGG is a window from the Microscilla marina ATCC 23134 genome containing:
- the gldA gene encoding gliding motility-associated ABC transporter ATP-binding subunit GldA encodes the protein MSVVVSDLTKTFGVQNAVDQVSFEAQPGDIVGFLGPNGAGKSTTMKIITGYLPPTAGSVAVCGSDVTQNSMEVRKNIGYLPEHNPLYLDMYVKEYLRFIGALHGLKGRKLKQQVAAMVELCGLQREQHKKIGAISKGYRQRVGLAQSIIHDPKVLILDEPTTGLDPNQIVEIREVIKNIGQAKTVIFSTHIMQEVQAMCNRVIIINLGKIVADGNVDSLKAMQNKANAFITEFKEEIDWKLIGELEGVIEVQPLGGGKYKVFAQPETDVRPLMFELAKTHHWTLVGLQQQENTLEDVFQNLTK
- a CDS encoding serine hydrolase domain-containing protein; translated protein: MRKIELLMLFVALILTVSCKKEDDTEPTNNSQQSFSELETKIVGEMTKESINGLSAFIIKGNETVWIKGFGKADVANNKEVSKDTPFMLGSVSKAVTSIVLLTLYDAGKFKLDDNINDYLPFKVINPHHPNETITFKMLLAHAGSINDAGYDELDDSKIYTFGGDTSLDLGEFLKDYLVDGGKYYSTDSYTKDKPGAGFKYSNVGSALCGYLAEAISGEKFSDYSKKVLFTPLGMNNTGWWLKDVNIDQVAIPYQNDGTAIQHYTFVDYPNGQLRSSVEDMSKLMLMFMQQGTLNGQKILESTTVDLIKARAGFVDSSNFGLSWYYDKTSAGDEILGHNGSERGVQTEFFLDTKSGVGVMVTANKTTSLVSIRDLLFEEAKK
- a CDS encoding D-2-hydroxyacid dehydrogenase, with the translated sequence MKIVVVDGHALNPGDLDWTPFEAFGEVTVYARTPQEKLVERCQNADIVLTNKARFDSATLLQLTHLKYIGVLATGYDLIDLKTAKASNIVVTNIPAYGDVAVAQHTFALMLELINRVSLHDQSVKSGEWAKNPDWCYWKAPFHTLNGMRLGIIGFGKIGRKVAEVAKAFGMRMFYNNLSKKTNIYAQYAEKEEIFEKCDIVTLHLPLDKDNKGFVNKELLSRMQSSALLINTSRGGLINEQDLADALNSGQIAGAGLDVLATEPPQADHPLFKAKNVLITPHMAWGAVESRNALMNEALDNVKNFVEGTPQNVVNE